In Trichocoleus sp., the following are encoded in one genomic region:
- a CDS encoding amidase, with the protein MTAIHQLSATELARAIHSQQIRSIDAVAACFDQIDRHNDRLKAMITLCRKRAEAEAIRADAAIDRGEAVGVLHGVPFTVKDLTPTADVRTTFGSLIYKDNVPQQDELCVARLRAAGGILIGKTNTPEFGMGAHCTNALYGPTANPYDPDRSSGGSSGGAAVAVAMGMGHLAQGTDMGGSVRTPASFCGIVGLRPSAGRIPRRRKPLLRDSLETDGILARNVEDAALMLSVMAGEDWRDPISIGSESWKIPNFSMASGNSLRVGFSPNLGIAVIDREVEAVFRQSIAQISPVCAQITETHPDCSMAQFAFETIRAATLHHKQKQHYEQHRDLLSESVRWNVERGANISATELLQAEAERDRLYLNFLKFFEDYDILATVSASIPPYLHTQGEILEINQTPLRNMIDYLAITYTISLTGLPSVSIPCGWTSSGLPIGMQLIGKPRGEAAMLQFAYGLQETFAVKNALLMTKPLLQEINQ; encoded by the coding sequence ATGACGGCAATTCATCAGCTATCTGCCACAGAACTCGCCCGTGCGATTCATAGCCAACAAATTCGATCAATTGATGCTGTTGCTGCCTGCTTTGATCAAATTGATCGACACAACGATCGCCTCAAAGCCATGATCACGCTCTGTCGCAAACGGGCTGAAGCAGAAGCAATCCGTGCTGATGCAGCGATCGATCGGGGAGAAGCTGTTGGCGTGCTGCATGGCGTACCATTCACGGTGAAGGATTTAACGCCGACTGCCGATGTCCGAACGACCTTTGGTTCGCTGATCTACAAAGACAATGTACCGCAGCAAGATGAACTCTGTGTGGCTCGTCTACGGGCAGCGGGAGGGATTTTGATCGGCAAAACTAACACGCCAGAGTTTGGGATGGGAGCGCACTGCACCAATGCTTTATACGGGCCTACCGCAAACCCTTACGACCCCGATCGCAGTTCTGGAGGTTCCAGTGGAGGAGCAGCCGTTGCTGTCGCAATGGGAATGGGGCATCTAGCGCAGGGAACCGATATGGGTGGCTCTGTTCGCACTCCGGCGAGCTTCTGTGGCATTGTGGGACTCCGCCCTTCTGCCGGACGCATTCCTCGACGACGCAAACCCTTACTGCGGGATTCTCTGGAAACCGATGGAATTCTGGCGCGTAACGTTGAAGATGCGGCACTCATGCTGTCTGTGATGGCAGGAGAAGATTGGCGCGACCCCATTTCCATCGGCAGCGAATCTTGGAAGATACCTAATTTCTCGATGGCATCGGGCAATTCCCTTCGAGTTGGTTTTAGTCCCAATCTGGGCATTGCTGTGATCGATCGAGAAGTGGAAGCTGTGTTTCGTCAATCGATCGCCCAAATCTCCCCTGTTTGTGCACAGATCACCGAAACTCATCCTGACTGTTCAATGGCGCAATTTGCTTTTGAAACGATCCGAGCTGCTACCTTACATCACAAACAAAAACAGCATTATGAGCAGCATCGTGATTTATTATCCGAAAGCGTTCGCTGGAATGTGGAACGGGGAGCGAATATTTCAGCCACAGAGCTTCTTCAAGCTGAAGCAGAGCGCGATCGCCTTTATCTCAATTTTTTGAAGTTCTTTGAAGACTATGACATTCTTGCAACGGTAAGCGCCAGTATTCCTCCTTACTTACACACTCAAGGTGAAATTTTGGAGATTAATCAAACGCCGCTGCGAAATATGATTGATTATTTAGCGATCACCTATACCATCTCCTTAACAGGTCTACCCAGCGTTTCTATTCCTTGTGGTTGGACATCTTCTGGTTTGCCCATTGGGATGCAACTCATTGGTAAACCGCGAGGTGAGGCAGCAATGCTTCAGTTTGCTTATGGGTTACAAGAAACGTTTGCTGTCAAGAATGCCTTGCTCATGACCAAACCGTTGTTGCAGGAAATCAACCAGTAG
- a CDS encoding aspartate/glutamate racemase family protein: MTKRTLLGMLTPSSNTVLEPVTSAMVAQLPNVSAHFGRFRVTEISLRQQALEQFDNAPLINAAQLLADAKVDVIAWNGTSAGWLGFDADVQLCREITNTTGIPATTSVLAIAEILRDRQIHNFALVTPYLDDVQERTIANFATEGFHCVAEQHLNLSVNFSFSEVTADQITSMIRAVAQKQPEAIVTFCTNLQAAPLVDELEQELGIPIYDTIAAAVWKSLKIAGVDPMVVKGWGRLFTESQQPVLTQV; this comes from the coding sequence ATGACGAAGCGTACCCTTTTAGGAATGTTAACCCCTTCTTCGAATACCGTCCTGGAACCTGTTACCAGTGCAATGGTTGCCCAATTACCAAATGTATCTGCCCATTTTGGACGGTTTCGCGTGACCGAAATTTCGCTGCGCCAGCAGGCGTTAGAACAGTTTGACAATGCGCCTTTGATCAATGCCGCTCAGCTTTTAGCCGATGCAAAAGTAGACGTAATTGCCTGGAACGGAACTTCTGCGGGTTGGTTAGGATTTGATGCAGATGTTCAGCTTTGCCGGGAAATTACCAACACCACCGGAATTCCAGCAACGACCTCAGTTCTGGCAATTGCAGAAATTTTGCGCGATCGTCAGATCCATAATTTTGCTTTAGTCACGCCTTACCTGGATGACGTGCAGGAACGCACCATTGCTAACTTTGCTACAGAAGGCTTTCATTGTGTTGCAGAACAGCATCTCAATCTATCAGTAAACTTTTCCTTCTCAGAAGTCACAGCCGATCAAATTACTTCGATGATTCGAGCAGTTGCTCAAAAACAACCTGAAGCGATCGTGACCTTCTGTACCAACTTACAAGCCGCACCGCTCGTGGATGAGCTTGAACAGGAATTGGGCATTCCGATTTATGACACGATTGCAGCAGCCGTCTGGAAATCCCTGAAAATAGCGGGGGTTGATCCGATGGTTGTAAAGGGGTGGGGACGGTTGTTTACTGAATCCCAGCAGCCTGTGTTGACGCAAGTATGA